Sequence from the Nitrincola iocasae genome:
TCGGTCGACCGGTTAATTGGCTGAGTTGCTGACTGCCGTCAAACAGTGCGCCCTGGCTGGCTCCTGTATCTGAATCGGCCAGTAACTCGGCCAGATGCTCAGGCAAGCCTATGCTGATCAGCGTGTTACGATAGTCTGTTTCTGAGAGATTCTGATAGGCAACATTTTTCCCGGTCAGTTGATGGATTATATCCGCATACTCTGCAAGTGAGTAGCTGGTATCTCCGGCCAGTTCATAGGTTTTATGATAGTGTTTAGCGCCTTCCAGCAATACAGTGACGGCGGCTGCTGCGTAATCATGACGTGTTGCGGAGGCTATGCGCCCGTCACCTGCGCAGCCGATTAAAGTACCATGCTCAAGTGCAGCTGGCAGGCCGGCAAGATAGTTTTCTGTATACCATCCATTGCGCAGTAGTACCCAGTTAAGCCCGGATGTTTTTAACTCGGCTTCTGTTTGCCGATGCTCATCTGCCAGACCCAAG
This genomic interval carries:
- a CDS encoding SDR family oxidoreductase; the protein is MILITGASGQLGRQVIDLLLQSLPAEKIVAGVRTPDSVSDLKARGVQVRQMDYTQPESLDRALTGIQQLLLISSSEVGQRATQHHNVIDAAQKAGVTMLAYTSLLHADTSPLGLADEHRQTEAELKTSGLNWVLLRNGWYTENYLAGLPAALEHGTLIGCAGDGRIASATRHDYAAAAVTVLLEGAKHYHKTYELAGDTSYSLAEYADIIHQLTGKNVAYQNLSETDYRNTLISIGLPEHLAELLADSDTGASQGALFDGSQQLSQLTGRPTTSLESALRSALEKI